Proteins from a genomic interval of Peromyscus leucopus breed LL Stock chromosome 12, UCI_PerLeu_2.1, whole genome shotgun sequence:
- the Fbxo40 gene encoding LOW QUALITY PROTEIN: F-box only protein 40 (The sequence of the model RefSeq protein was modified relative to this genomic sequence to represent the inferred CDS: inserted 1 base in 1 codon) encodes MGRARRPPPGQHRHCEGCINRHCHVPVEPSVSCPVISCHLLCGATFHMCKEAEHALLCPLEQVPCLNSEYGCPLSMARHKLAKHLQVCPASVVCCSMEWNRWPNVDSETVLHENIMKETPNEECLDTALALQDQNILFRSLKMVDLFPETRDAAEEPAMNGDTSWEESGGAVGGVETRPGPHCCLPAANGPVMELSQEERDALAKTKEGMDLAKFGEWESMFSKEHSASVLTGSSGKREDKGXDRKEQCPGDGSTRDAEDSPGGREAQESRKPQDLPVAMEMTGLAPWQDGVLERLKTAVDAKDYNMYLVHNGRMLIHFGQMPACTPKERDFVYGNLEAQEVKTVYTFKIPVSYCGKRARLGDAMLRCRPSEHKAVDTSDLGVCVEDLPKSDLIKTTLQCALERELKGHVISESRSIDGLFMDLATQTYNFEPEQFSSETVLADVLGTAQPGGLHVELHSECVTRRHNKSSSAFTFTCNKFFRRDEFPLHFKNVHTDIQSCLNGWFQHRCPLAYLGCTFVQNHFRPPGQKAKVIYSQELKTFAIKPEVAPELSEGWKSDPLSGHGRKSLNSLTSLPLEVLQYIAGFLDSISLAQLSQVSVLMRNICATLLQERGMVLLQWKKKRYSHGGTSWKVHSQIWQFSSLFSKIKSWEFNEVTSMSEHLKACPFNIVEHKTEPIRLTSMCQPQEQARESLVSTFRARPRGRYT; translated from the exons ATG GGCCGGGCGCGCAGGCCtccacctgggcagcacaggcaTTGTGAGGGATGCATCAACCGCCACTGCCATGTTCCAGTGGAGCCCAGCGTCTCCTGCCCGGTGATAAGCTGCCACCTGCTCTGTGGCGCTACCTTCCACATGTGCAAAGAGGCAGAGCACGCGCTCCTCTGCCCTCTAGAGCAGGTTCCCTGCCTCAACTCCGAGTATGGCTGCCCGCTCTCCATGGCCCGCCACAAGCTGGCTAAGCATCTGCAGGTGTGCCCCGCCAGCGTGGTCTGCTGCTCCATGGAATGGAACCGCTGGCCCAATGTGGACTCCGAAACCGTCCTTCATGAGAACATCATGAAAGAGACCCCCAACGAGGAGTGTTTGGACACAGCCCTGGCCCTCCAGGACCAGAACATTCTCTTCCGGTCCTTGAAAATGGTAGACCTTTTCCCAGAAACCAGAGATGCCGCCGAGGAGCCAGCCATGAATGGTGACACCAGTTGGGAAGAGAGTGGAGGCGCGGTGGGAGGAGTGGAGACCAGGCCAGGACCACACTGTTGTCTGCCAGCAGCCAACGGGCCAGTGATGGAACTCAGTCAGGAGGAACGAGATGCCCTGGCAAAAACCAAAGAAGGAATGGATTTGGCCAAGTTTGGCGAGTGGGAAAGCATGTTCAGCAAGGAGCACTCAGCCTCGGTTTTAACAGGTTCCTcggggaagagagaagacaagG TTGACCGGAAAGAGCAGTGTCCCGGTGATGGTAGCACGCGTGATGCAGAGGACTCGCCCGGAGGGAGAGAAGCACAGGAAAGCCGGAAGCCCCAGGATCTTCCTGTTGCCATGGAGATGACAGGACTTGCCCCCTGGCAGGATGGTGTTCTGGAAAGACTGAAAACAGCCGTAGATGCCAAAGACTACAACATGTATCTGGTGCACAACGGGCGCATGCTCATCCACTTCGGGCAGATGCCTGCTTGTACGCCCAAGGAGAGGGACTTTGTTTACGGCAACCTCGAGGCTCAAGAAGTGAAAACGGTTTACACCTTCAAAATTCCTGTGAGCTACTGCGGGAAGCGAGCCCGCCTGGGAGATGCCATGTTGAGGTGCAGGCCAAGTGAGCACAAGGCGGTGGACACTTCCGATTTGGGCGTCTGTGTGGAGGACCTGCCCAAATCCGATCTCATCAAGACCACCCTCCAGTGTGCTTTGGAAAGGGAACTCAAAGGCCACGTCATCTCTGAATCCAGGAGCATCGACGGGCTCTTTATGGACCTTGCCACCCAAACGTACAACTTTGAGCCAGAGCAGTTTTCCTCAGAGACGGTGTTGGCTGATGTCCTAGGCACTGCCCAGCCTGGGGGCCTGCACGTGGAGCTCCACAGTGAGTGCGTGACCCGGAGGCACAATAAGAGCAGCTCAGCCTTCACTTTCACCTGCAACAAATTCTTCCGGAGAGATGAATTTCCCCTGCACTTCAAGAACGTCCACACAGACATTCAGTCGTGTCTCAATGGCTGGTTCCAGCATCGATGCCCTCTCGCCTACTTGGGATGTACATTTGTCCAAAACCACTTCCGGCCCCCTGGACAGAAAGCAAAAGTGATCTATAGCCAGGAGCTGAAGACCTTTGCCATCAAGCCAGAGGTGGCTCCGGAGCTGAGTGAGGGGTGGAAGAGCGACCCGCTCTCAGGCCATGGTAGGAAAAGCCTGAATTCTCTAACCAGCCTGCCGCTGGAGGTTTTGCAATACATTGCTGGGTTTCTGGACAGCATCAGCCTAGCCCAGCTCTCCCAGGTGTCGGTGCTGATGAGGAACATCTGTGCCACTTTGTTACAAGAGAGAGGGATGGTCCTCTTGCAGTGGAAGAAGAAGAGATATTCTCACGGAGGCACCTCCTGGAAAGTCCATAGTCAG ATCTGGCAGTTCAGCAGCCTCTTCTCCAAAATCAAGAGCTGGGAGTTTAATGAAGTCACCTCCATGTCTGAACACCTGAAAGCCTGTCCTTTCAACATCGTGGAGCATAAGACTGAACCAATTCGTTTGACCAGCATGTGTCAGCCCCAAGAGCAGGCCCGGGAGAGCTTGGTGTCCACATTTAGGGCCCGACCACGGGGTAGATACACCTAA